CCCGCTTTCCCTGGTCCGGCGGAGCGCCGCGGCGGCGGGGCAGCAGCTTTCCGTGGATCACCCGTTGCCCGGCGCCACTCTCGGCGGAATCGTCGCCACCGCCTCCGCCGGCCCCTGTCGTCAGCTGTTCGGCACGGTGCGGGACCTGCTCATCGGTGTCCGGGTGGTCCGTGCCGACGGTGAGATCACCGCTTCCGGCGGCAAGGTGGTCAAGAACGTCGCCGGTTACGACCTGGGCAAGCTCTACACCGGTTCCTACGGCACCCTCGGCGTGATCGCCGAGACGACCTTCCGGCTGCACCCGTTGGCGGCCGAGTACCGGTGGGTCACGTTGCGCGTGTCCCGTGCCGACGCGGCGGCGGCAGCGGTGCGCTCGCTGCGTTCCTCGCAGGCCGTGCCCACCGGGATCGAGCTCGACCGGCCGGATCCCGACTCCCCCATCGAGGTCTGCGCGCAGTTGGAGGGCATGCCGGGAGCGACCGAGCAGCGTGCGTGGGAGCTGGCCGAGTGGCTCGGGGCGGAACTGGACGTCACCGCCGGGGTGGAACGCGCCGCGCCGTCGTGGTGGGGCGAGTATCCGTTCGACCCCGGCACGGCGACCGGGCTGCGCTTCGCCGCGGAACCGGCCGAGCTCGCGTCGCTGCTGGACCACACCGAGCGGTCGGCACGTGAGGCCGGGGTCTCGCTGGCCGTGCGCGGATCGGCGGGTGCCGGAGTGCTGCTGGGTGGTGTCCCGGCCGAAGCCGGAGCCGCCCGGACCGGTGATGCGGTTTCCCGGTTGCGGTCCGCGACCGCTCGGCTGCACGGTCACACCACGGTGCTGCGCGCGCCGGTCGCGGTGCTGGAGCTGGTCGAGCCCTGGGAGACACCGGAGCCGGGGGTGTTCAACCTGCTGCGCCGGGTCAAGGAGCAGTTCGACCCGGAGTACCGGCTATCACCCGGGCGTTTCGTGGGAGGCCTCTAGCGGTGTTTCGTTACCCGGTTCGCCTGGGTGGTCGCTTTGCGGAACCTCTCGCGGGCTCTCGCTGCGGGGAGGCCCGACATCGGGTAGGCACCTACACAACGTCGGGCCTTCCTCGCGAGAGCACCACGAGAGAACCCGCGGGTGGTCGGTCGGCGTGAGTGGTGGTTCGGCGCTGTCGCGCCGAGAAGAAGGGACGAACGGATGTCGGTACGCGAAAGGTTCGGCGATATGTCCGTAACTCCGACCCGACGCTCGGTTCGGTGAACATCGGAACAATTCCAGACACTTCCGAGGGGACAGTGATGAGTGAGGGCTCGGAGCGTTCCGGTCCGGACGGTGCGTTCGACGTGTTCAACCCGCCCGAACGGGGGCTGATCGACGACTGCGTGCACTGTGGATTCTGTCTGCCCACCTGCCCCACCTACGAGCTGTGGGGCGAGGAGATGGATTCGCCGCGTGGCCGCATTCACCTGATGGAAGCGGGCCTCGACGGGGAGCCCCTCTCGGAGAGCATGGTCGAGCACTTCGACAACTGCCTGGGTTGCATGGCCTGCGTGACTGCCTGTCCCTCGGGGGTGCAGTACGGCACGCTGCTCAGTCAGACCCGTGC
This portion of the Actinopolyspora lacussalsi genome encodes:
- a CDS encoding glycolate oxidase FAD binding subunit (product_source=KO:K11472; cath_funfam=1.10.45.10,3.30.43.10,3.30.465.10; cog=COG0277; ko=KO:K11472; pfam=PF01565; superfamily=56176), which encodes MTSRTVDSARTELAGVLGTDDLHDATEADAVRGVPPRWVARVNSTEQISEVLRVAAAHRLRVVPRGGGSKLDWGAAPSGVDLVLDTSGTEGVLEHASGDLVLRATAGTPLSLVRRSAAAAGQQLSVDHPLPGATLGGIVATASAGPCRQLFGTVRDLLIGVRVVRADGEITASGGKVVKNVAGYDLGKLYTGSYGTLGVIAETTFRLHPLAAEYRWVTLRVSRADAAAAAVRSLRSSQAVPTGIELDRPDPDSPIEVCAQLEGMPGATEQRAWELAEWLGAELDVTAGVERAAPSWWGEYPFDPGTATGLRFAAEPAELASLLDHTERSAREAGVSLAVRGSAGAGVLLGGVPAEAGAARTGDAVSRLRSATARLHGHTTVLRAPVAVLELVEPWETPEPGVFNLLRRVKEQFDPEYRLSPGRFVGGL